The Oncorhynchus masou masou isolate Uvic2021 chromosome 2, UVic_Omas_1.1, whole genome shotgun sequence genomic sequence TGAACTCATGACTTCTGATTTCAAGAATAGTTTTACCGCTTTGTGAATGGGAAATGATGTTTCTTGGAAGTCAGATCTTTTTTTCCCTCTCTTCATAGACCCCGTTCACCCTGACTCTACGTCTGTGGGACATCTACATTCTGGAAGGAGAGACAATCCTTACCGCCATGTCCTACACAATCCTTCGAATATTTAAGAGTAAGGAGTGCATCTACCTTTAACAAGAAGCCTTTTAGCTACTTTAGCCTATTAGCTATTAGCTACTCATTACATAAGTCTTTGCTAATACAATATTGCTTGTGTCTCTGTTAGAGCAGCTATAATTCCAATGATGTTGACTCCTGTCCTGTTTGCTGTATCTGTGTGTCATCAGAGCGTCTCCTGAAGATGAATCTGGAGGACCTGAGAGAGTTCCTTCAGGACAAGATCGGCCTGTCGTTCCTCTACAGCGATGACGTCATCATCGATCAGCTGCAGGCCTCCATGGCGGAACTACGGAAGATGAAGCTGGACCTTCCACCCCCAGGTAGCACACTGCTTAGCTGATTTATGTGCTGTTGGACAAGGCTAACAATTTAACATCAGTAGAAAATGCAGAGGCCAAACATCTCCTGAGGGGTTGTGAATGAGCTTTCCCTTGAGGAAAGAAATTAGGTCATATAATGACCATTTGATACTGGTTAGTTAGTTGTGGGGTATTTTTGAAAGATGGTACCCATAATTACCATTTAATGTTTAAGCATAAACCAGGTAAACACTTAATTACCAACTGATACAGAACTGTAAATCAAAGCATAGTTCCTATAATTTACCTCAGTTTTAATGTTCCTGTGTTTTATTTCTAGCCAAGCCAGAGGAACTGCCACGGAAGGTCCTGGGTTTGGAGCTACCTGTTCTGCTCACCCCTCTCAAGCCCCCCAGGGGAGTCACCTCTGACCCGGGTACCAAACGACCAGGAGCAGGGCCTATGGGTCTCCACATCATCACCCACCAGCCAGATGTCATCTCCCAGGACAACAGCCCCTCTAAGGAGGCAAGGAAGGACAAGGAAGCTCTAaatagggaggaagaggaagatgaggaagtcCCTCTTCCATCTCCAGACCCCATTCTCATCCACACCATCCAAGCTCAAGTGACCCCCGATGGGCCTCCCCAGGCTGGGGCTGGACCACCACCTTATGAGCCACCAGGGAGCAATGAGCACAATGTTATGGGACATTCTGCCATTCTTATGCCACTCCACAAAGAAATGAGTGTTAAGAGCTCATTTGGTCCAGTGGCTTTACCAGAGACACAGGCCGTAGTTCAACAGGGTACAAACACACCTCCACAAATCCCCATGGAGGAGCCGACCCTGACTCCCCCTTTATCCCTTAGCCCTCCACAGCCACCCTGCAGGGTCCCCCGGACTCAGTCAGCACCCTTAGCCCAGGCTTCCCGGCGGCCTATGTGAGAGTGAGAGCCTATcggtgggggtgggggagagagcggAGGATGGGTACCTGGCCAGGCTTCTGGAGCAGGCCTTGGCTCTGCCTAAAcacagggcccagacaggagaCAAAGGAGAGCCAGAAGGGCCAGTTCGATTCTAGAGCATTGCAAAGCATTCTAAGTTCCCCCCTGTTGTCTACAAAACAGACATTGCAGAAAAACGGTGTTATGTTGTAGGAGAAGCTGCCATAGTGGAGTTCCAAGGGACAGTGCCACATTCTCTCCCATCATAGTGAAAGCATTACAGCTTACTTAATTTGAGTAGTTTTGTAATATTTTAACAATGGACATTATGTTTGCTTAGATAGCCTCTGTAAAATATTTTCTAATATAGTCTTATTTTAGTAAAGTTTTATAtttgtatgtggacacctgcttgtcgaacatctcattccaaaatcatgggcattaaataaatatggagttggtccccccctttgctgctaaaacagcctccactcttctgggaatactttccaatatacactgctcaaaaaaataaagggaacacttaaacaacacaatgtaactccaagtcaatcacacttctgtgaaatcaaactgtccacttaggaagcaacactgatttgcaatacatttcacatgctgttgtgcaaatcgaatagacaacaggtggaaattataggcaaattagcaagacacccccaataaaggagtggttctgcaggtggggaccacagaccacttctcagttcctatgcttcctgactgatgttttggtcacttttgaatgctggcggtgctttcactctagtggtagcatgagacggagtctacaacccacacaagtggctcaggtagtgcagctcatccaggatggcacatcaatgcgagctgtggcaagaaggtttgcggTGTCTGTCAgagtccagagcatggaggcactaccaggagacaggccactACATCTGGAGACGTGGAgaaggccgtaggagggcaattacccagcagcaggaccgctacctgctcctttgtgcaaggaggagcactgccagagccctgcaaaatgacctccagcaggccacaaatgtgcatgtgtctgctcaaacggtcagaaacagactccatgagggtggtatgagggcccgacgtccacaggtgggggttgtgcttacagcccaacaccgtgcaggacgtttggcatttgcca encodes the following:
- the LOC135505993 gene encoding USP6 N-terminal-like protein; translation: MKKDIETWIAEERADIILKYDTGRQEGMVIDSWEDADYSIYRVTDRFGFLHDKELPTLSAHEEKKNNLEIERVEKWLKMVKKWDKYRNSDRMVKRVYKGIPLQLRGQAWALMLDVEKVKNENEGKYERMKEQARIFSQEIKQIDLDVNRTFRNHIMFMDRFGVKQQSLFHVLSAYSVYNTEVSYCQGMSQVAALLLMYMNEEDAFWALSQLLTNQKHAMHGFFIPGFPKLQRFQAHHDQILSKLIPKLKKHLDREQMSCGIYSTKWFLQCFIDRTPFTLTLRLWDIYILEGETILTAMSYTILRIFKKRLLKMNLEDLREFLQDKIGLSFLYSDDVIIDQLQASMAELRKMKLDLPPPAKPEELPRKVLGLELPVLLTPLKPPRGVTSDPGTKRPGAGPMGLHIITHQPDVISQDNSPSKEARKDKEALNREEEEDEEVPLPSPDPILIHTIQAQVTPDGPPQAGAGPPPYEPPGSNEHNVMGHSAILMPLHKEMSVKSSFGPVALPETQAVVQQGTNTPPQIPMEEPTLTPPLSLSPPQPPCRVPRTQSAPLAQASRRPM